The following are encoded in a window of Armatimonadota bacterium genomic DNA:
- a CDS encoding phage Gp37/Gp68 family protein — protein MASYSEIEWTESTWNPITGCTKVSPGCRNCYAERLSKRLMAMGQANYANGFNLTLHEELLTIPLKWKKPRAVFVNSMSDLFHEAVPLEFIVKVFEVMRKASQHTFQVLTKRSDRLLELAPRLTWSANVWLGVSVETSDYLFRIDHLRQTPARVKFISFEPLLGSIGELSIEGIDWVIVGGESGPKARPMNIEWVRQIRDYCLSAGVPFFFKQWGGSNKKAAGRVLDGRTWDEMPVETPSVLLQSFNLGGE, from the coding sequence ATGGCAAGCTACTCAGAAATCGAATGGACTGAATCAACGTGGAATCCGATTACGGGATGCACGAAAGTGAGCCCCGGATGCAGAAACTGCTATGCTGAGCGGCTTTCCAAGCGGCTGATGGCAATGGGGCAGGCAAATTATGCGAACGGATTTAATCTCACGCTTCATGAAGAATTGCTGACGATTCCGCTCAAGTGGAAAAAACCTCGAGCTGTATTCGTAAACTCAATGAGCGATTTATTCCACGAAGCTGTTCCTCTTGAGTTTATAGTAAAAGTTTTCGAAGTAATGCGCAAAGCATCTCAGCACACATTCCAAGTTCTAACAAAGCGCTCTGATCGACTGCTTGAATTAGCACCGCGGTTGACTTGGTCGGCTAATGTGTGGTTGGGTGTAAGCGTAGAAACTTCTGATTATCTCTTTCGCATCGACCACTTGCGGCAGACGCCTGCTAGAGTTAAGTTTATTTCATTTGAGCCATTGCTTGGTTCAATTGGGGAGCTAAGCATAGAAGGAATTGACTGGGTTATTGTGGGCGGCGAATCTGGACCGAAAGCACGTCCGATGAACATTGAATGGGTTAGGCAAATACGCGACTACTGCTTGTCGGCCGGTGTGCCGTTCTTTTTCAAGCAGTGGGGCGGATCAAATAAAAAAGCGGCTGGACGAGTTCTCGACGGCAGGACTTGGGACGAGATGCCGGTAGAAACTCCGTCCGTATTACTGCAAAGTTTCAACCTCGGAGGAGAATGA
- a CDS encoding PIG-L family deacetylase: MTGSSCSKIYNPPLKTRKRWIWLLIAVLLLAAVIEIGRRLILAHSIYRLNLRTQAPLKQMPPLKQGQKIVILAPHPDDETLGCGGLIQQAIQAGAHVKVVVATNGEYPEIDVIIFEKTIKLTPQKFIRLGYMRQRETLTALSFLGLPPENIIFLGYPNGNTYRMWLPGNWLPSSPVRSPRTKQTRSPYVNSFTPKAIYCGQSILEDIEAILMREKPDVVIAPHPNDIHSGHWSVYAFTRYALDELASQGHLFAQKCVVYTYLIHRSFWPAPRGFRPWVMLEPPAPLVALNQTEWFALPLTVAQMIDKRKAIGMYRTQFGAIDRLLQSFARGNELFGVVKLTTWPIHQKVPAALVIKDPVGDLFTNGLKSRGDIAGVWLLRNNDRFSVKIRTRRPPTSKINFHFSINSGGLESRDRVIAYYSWQKGQASALVLKDGRLRRYGSRSVAVDVVGSTVIFHADWPLSDTRQTFLIIRAWTTSGGRIIDGTAVTRLWIGKLPPGY, encoded by the coding sequence GTGACTGGCTCATCATGCTCAAAAATCTACAATCCACCGCTGAAAACTAGGAAAAGGTGGATTTGGCTTTTAATTGCTGTTTTGCTGTTGGCGGCTGTAATAGAGATAGGTCGTCGCCTCATCTTGGCTCATTCAATTTATAGATTGAACCTCCGCACCCAAGCGCCTCTAAAGCAGATGCCGCCGCTCAAACAAGGCCAAAAAATCGTCATACTCGCTCCACATCCCGATGACGAAACACTCGGCTGTGGCGGACTCATACAGCAGGCCATTCAAGCTGGTGCACATGTTAAAGTTGTGGTTGCCACAAACGGTGAGTATCCAGAAATAGACGTGATAATTTTTGAAAAAACTATCAAATTGACACCCCAAAAGTTTATCCGCCTGGGATATATGCGGCAGCGCGAAACGCTAACAGCGCTCAGCTTTCTTGGTTTGCCGCCGGAGAATATCATATTCTTAGGATATCCGAATGGCAATACGTATCGCATGTGGCTTCCCGGCAATTGGCTTCCCTCAAGTCCTGTGCGCTCGCCCCGAACAAAGCAAACTCGTTCGCCATACGTTAATTCCTTTACACCAAAGGCCATTTACTGTGGCCAATCGATTTTGGAAGACATCGAAGCAATTTTGATGCGCGAAAAGCCAGATGTAGTTATAGCTCCCCATCCAAACGACATTCACTCGGGGCATTGGTCGGTATACGCATTCACTAGGTATGCACTAGATGAGCTGGCGTCGCAAGGGCATTTATTTGCACAGAAGTGCGTTGTCTACACGTATCTAATCCACCGCAGTTTCTGGCCCGCCCCGCGCGGCTTTAGGCCGTGGGTAATGCTTGAGCCCCCTGCCCCGCTTGTCGCGCTGAACCAAACGGAGTGGTTCGCACTGCCGCTTACAGTAGCGCAAATGATTGACAAGCGGAAGGCGATAGGCATGTATCGAACGCAATTCGGTGCGATTGACCGACTGCTTCAATCATTCGCAAGGGGCAACGAGCTGTTCGGGGTAGTCAAGCTTACAACATGGCCAATCCACCAAAAAGTTCCTGCGGCATTAGTCATCAAAGATCCGGTGGGCGATTTGTTTACAAACGGATTAAAGTCAAGGGGCGACATCGCAGGAGTCTGGCTTTTGCGGAATAATGACAGGTTTTCCGTTAAAATTAGGACCAGAAGGCCGCCAACTTCCAAGATAAACTTCCATTTTTCCATAAACAGCGGCGGGCTTGAAAGCAGAGATAGGGTGATTGCATACTATAGTTGGCAGAAAGGGCAAGCATCAGCCTTAGTATTGAAAGATGGGCGGCTTCGAAGGTATGGGTCGAGGAGTGTTGCCGTTGATGTGGTGGGTAGCACCGTAATTTTTCATGCAGATTGGCCGCTCAGCGACACAAGGCAGACGTTTTTAATAATACGCGCATGGACGACCTCGGGCGGACGCATTATAGATGGCACTGCAGTAACTAGATTGTGGATTGGGAAGCTTCCGCCGGGATATTAG
- a CDS encoding GNAT family N-acetyltransferase: MNEQLTYRNAVPSDIQQVAEIFLGAFPESVRHYVGFIPKADILRDIFGICLEIEPDSFFVALIGGRIVGYILAPADFPRMIRLFVWKGYLLKMGWRWITGQYGIGLRPLLISARNWIAIWRETRKQELNAKARILSIAVHLDFQSRGIGTELLRIALEHLRSVGADKVRLEVRPDNLAAIHVYNKLGFEIKGKTRETQGDWLIMLKNLQSTAEN, encoded by the coding sequence ATGAATGAACAGCTTACCTATCGCAATGCGGTTCCTTCCGACATCCAGCAAGTGGCGGAAATATTTCTTGGCGCCTTTCCCGAAAGCGTTCGCCATTATGTCGGATTCATCCCAAAAGCGGATATACTGCGCGATATTTTTGGTATCTGCCTTGAGATAGAACCCGATTCGTTTTTCGTGGCGCTGATAGGCGGCCGCATAGTCGGCTATATACTTGCGCCAGCGGACTTCCCTCGCATGATTCGGCTCTTCGTTTGGAAGGGTTACCTCCTAAAAATGGGTTGGCGCTGGATTACAGGTCAGTATGGCATAGGATTAAGACCTTTGCTAATCTCAGCCAGAAATTGGATAGCAATATGGCGCGAGACCCGCAAGCAAGAGCTTAATGCTAAGGCGAGAATACTTTCGATTGCAGTCCATCTTGATTTCCAAAGCCGCGGAATAGGAACCGAACTGCTCCGAATTGCTTTGGAACATCTCCGAAGCGTTGGAGCCGATAAAGTGCGCTTGGAAGTTCGCCCCGACAACCTTGCCGCAATCCATGTTTATAATAAGCTTGGATTTGAAATCAAAGGAAAAACAAGAGAAACCCAAGGTGACTGGCTCATCATGCTCAAAAATCTACAATCCACCGCTGAAAACTAG
- a CDS encoding methylenetetrahydrofolate reductase C-terminal domain-containing protein → MIVGHRKHIQEIKQMLAPHKRILVLGCGTCVTVCLAGGEREVGMIASALRIAYRLDNDEREIIEATIERQCENQFIEDAIDEIQNCDAVLSLACGAGVQAIAERFPTKPVYPGLDTKFIGILQEQGIWTEKCIACGKCIVGLYGAVCPLTRCSKGLLSGPCGYSRDGKCEVSADIECGWHLIYNRLKEIGQLDRLLESAPLTDWSKSHEGGCRKLIREDQRITLDVEAS, encoded by the coding sequence ATGATAGTTGGACATCGCAAACATATTCAGGAAATTAAGCAGATGCTGGCGCCGCACAAGCGCATACTTGTATTAGGATGCGGCACATGCGTTACCGTCTGCCTTGCAGGCGGTGAGCGGGAAGTCGGCATGATTGCTTCTGCCCTTCGCATCGCGTATCGCCTCGACAATGACGAACGCGAGATTATCGAGGCAACTATCGAGCGCCAATGCGAGAATCAGTTCATCGAAGATGCTATAGACGAGATTCAAAACTGTGATGCAGTGCTTTCGCTAGCATGTGGTGCAGGAGTTCAAGCCATAGCCGAGAGATTCCCAACCAAGCCAGTTTACCCCGGCTTGGATACCAAGTTTATCGGCATACTCCAAGAGCAAGGCATTTGGACTGAAAAGTGCATTGCATGCGGGAAATGCATCGTCGGCTTGTATGGCGCAGTATGTCCGCTGACACGATGCTCCAAGGGACTTCTCAGCGGCCCTTGTGGGTATTCTCGCGATGGTAAATGCGAGGTTTCGGCAGATATCGAGTGCGGATGGCATCTCATTTACAATAGATTAAAAGAAATTGGCCAGCTTGACCGCCTCCTCGAGTCGGCACCCCTCACCGATTGGTCAAAAAGCCACGAAGGCGGATGCAGAAAGCTAATCCGAGAGGACCAGCGAATAACCTTGGATGTCGAAGCCTCTTGA
- a CDS encoding hydrogenase iron-sulfur subunit, whose protein sequence is MDSGEPRILALCCHYCAYAAADLAGSLRLQYPPNVRIIRLPCTGKVDIAYIMHAFEQGIDGVIVAGCLEGGCHFQEGNLRAKKRVGLAKEVLAEAGIEPERLEMFNLSSAQANTFAEIIEEMTERLKKLGPNPLRLALSNK, encoded by the coding sequence ATGGATAGCGGCGAGCCGAGAATTTTGGCACTTTGTTGCCACTATTGTGCATATGCAGCCGCGGACCTTGCAGGTTCGTTGAGACTTCAATATCCGCCAAACGTACGCATAATACGACTGCCTTGTACAGGCAAGGTCGATATTGCATACATTATGCATGCTTTCGAACAAGGCATTGACGGCGTTATAGTCGCAGGTTGTCTTGAGGGCGGCTGTCATTTCCAAGAGGGGAATCTTCGGGCGAAGAAACGAGTTGGGCTGGCAAAGGAGGTTCTTGCCGAAGCAGGCATTGAACCAGAAAGGCTTGAAATGTTCAACCTCTCTTCGGCGCAAGCCAATACCTTTGCAGAAATAATCGAAGAGATGACCGAGCGGCTCAAGAAGTTGGGTCCGAATCCCCTTCGCCTGGCTCTAAGCAACAAATAA
- a CDS encoding FAD-dependent oxidoreductase — protein MSKDRNDEMIGAVMVCGAGIAGIQAALDLANSGFKVYLIENSPSIGGKMAQLDKTFPTGDCATCILSPKLVECMRNLNIEIITQAQVEELQGEPGRFRAKIRQKARYVDVSKCNACGDCEKVCPVRVPDDFNCGLSTTTAIHKVSPQAVPNAYVIEKRRKAPCVSACPIGQNAQAYVALIVQGKFAEAAEIIRRDNPLPLICGYVCHRPCESACQQGRYGESLSIRALKRFALEQSPAKGNGNAKQLGESKAEADGKIAIVGSGPAGLAAADWLVRKGYKVTIFEALPVPGGMMRVGIPDFRLPRNVLEAEINQILDLGVELKCNVEVGRDISINDLFSDGYKCVFVAVGAQKSAGLGIDGENLTGVRPGIEFIRKVNLGETVQIGERVMVIGAGNAAMDIARTAIRLGAKEVTILYRRTKKEMPADPVEVDEAISEGVKFIFLTNPKRFIGKDGKLIGIECLKMKLSEEKDASGRGRPEPIEGSEHIIECDEAILATGQVPDLGFCEDLALQTNKWGLLSVDPITLATNVPGVFAGGDVVAGAGTLSEAVAAGQRAAESIHRYIQGQDLADGREPESRSWTEEEYFELEELHRRQGRKQKSTRIMPEHNKTYTPEQAMAEAKRCLACAVCCECMECVKACQPKAIDHEMQDSVREINVGAVILAPGYEEFDARLRGEFGFGRYPNVVNNIQFERILSASGPFRGHIIRPYDGHEVKKLAFIQCVGSRDVVKGNPYCSSVCCMAAIKEAVGAKAHTPDIEVSIFYTDMRAFGKDFDRYYERAKALGVRFIRSQVSRLVDIPQTHDLRLNYIENGKPVDEVFDMVVLSTGIRPSQAALDLAKSAGVELSECGFCATDDYAPILTSRPGVLVAGAFQEPKDIPETVVQGSAAAAAAMEILASSRGSMIVEKKYPRERDVSDEPPRIGVFVCNCGINIASVVDVEKVVETAKNMPGVEYAEAQMYACADNTQERIKEIIAKHRLNRLVVASCTPRTHEALFRETVRECGLNPFLVDMANIRDQCSWVHSNNPTAATEKAIDLLRMAVGRASRLRPLLTEELPVVQSALVLGGGPSGMTTALSLAKQGFQVHLVEKCAELGGRLKSSNNRELLEKLVSAATSHPLISVYTESRLAKLEGHIGNFKSELNTPSGVKMVSHGVLIIATGGIEYVPKEYCYGEDSRIITQRELQMALHKDALNLPENPSIAMIQCVGSRTEERPFCSRFCCTEAVKNAILLKEKYPSASIVVLYRDMRTYGTNELLYQKARELGVVFVKYEPENAPQVSVSSGKPVVLSFIEPELGIKVSQEVDLLVLSVGISPATDNKEISKMAKVPLNEDGFFHEAHVKLRPVDFASEGIFLAGSAHSPKTTAENIQQALAAAGRAATILSKPTMVVGGQVSVVDVRKCVSCLTCVRICPYGAPAVSPNNGKNRVEIQAAMCMGCGSCAAECPARAIQLQHFTDTQILAAVKALLEVVN, from the coding sequence ATGAGTAAAGATAGAAATGACGAAATGATAGGGGCAGTTATGGTCTGCGGCGCAGGAATCGCTGGGATTCAAGCCGCACTTGACCTTGCCAATTCGGGGTTCAAAGTATATTTGATTGAGAATTCGCCCTCGATTGGCGGCAAAATGGCACAGCTTGACAAAACGTTCCCTACGGGAGACTGCGCAACCTGTATACTATCGCCGAAGCTAGTTGAGTGCATGCGGAACTTAAATATCGAGATAATAACCCAGGCTCAAGTCGAAGAATTGCAAGGTGAGCCTGGAAGGTTCCGCGCAAAGATACGGCAGAAGGCGAGATATGTGGATGTAAGCAAATGTAATGCCTGCGGCGATTGCGAGAAAGTATGTCCTGTTAGGGTACCGGATGATTTTAACTGCGGCCTTTCAACAACAACTGCCATTCATAAGGTTTCCCCACAGGCTGTTCCAAATGCCTACGTAATTGAGAAACGTCGAAAAGCGCCGTGCGTTTCAGCTTGTCCCATTGGGCAAAACGCTCAAGCATATGTTGCACTCATTGTACAGGGCAAGTTTGCAGAGGCAGCTGAAATCATAAGAAGAGACAACCCTCTTCCATTAATATGTGGATATGTTTGCCACCGCCCATGCGAGAGCGCTTGCCAGCAAGGCCGTTATGGCGAGTCGTTGTCAATCCGTGCTCTGAAACGCTTTGCTTTGGAGCAAAGTCCTGCCAAAGGAAATGGAAACGCAAAGCAACTAGGCGAATCTAAGGCAGAAGCTGATGGCAAGATAGCCATCGTTGGTTCGGGTCCGGCAGGATTGGCGGCGGCGGATTGGCTGGTTCGGAAAGGCTACAAAGTTACTATATTCGAAGCGCTTCCCGTGCCTGGCGGTATGATGCGTGTAGGCATACCCGATTTCCGACTTCCAAGGAACGTCCTTGAGGCTGAAATAAACCAGATTCTCGACCTTGGAGTTGAGCTCAAGTGCAACGTTGAAGTAGGAAGAGATATCTCGATTAATGATTTGTTTAGCGACGGCTATAAGTGCGTATTTGTAGCAGTTGGAGCTCAAAAGAGCGCCGGACTTGGCATTGATGGGGAAAATCTCACGGGTGTGCGCCCGGGAATTGAGTTTATTCGAAAGGTAAACCTTGGTGAGACCGTGCAAATCGGCGAGCGCGTCATGGTTATAGGTGCTGGAAATGCCGCTATGGATATTGCACGCACCGCAATTCGCCTGGGCGCAAAAGAAGTTACTATTCTCTACCGCAGGACGAAAAAGGAGATGCCAGCTGACCCTGTTGAGGTCGATGAGGCAATCTCAGAAGGCGTCAAGTTCATTTTCCTTACAAATCCAAAGCGATTCATTGGCAAAGATGGCAAGCTAATCGGAATAGAATGTCTTAAGATGAAGCTTTCGGAGGAGAAGGACGCCTCTGGGCGAGGGAGACCCGAGCCGATAGAAGGCTCTGAACATATTATCGAATGTGATGAAGCAATTCTCGCTACCGGACAGGTTCCCGACCTAGGATTTTGTGAGGATTTGGCTCTTCAAACGAACAAATGGGGACTGCTGAGTGTTGACCCGATAACATTGGCCACCAATGTCCCTGGCGTATTCGCGGGTGGCGATGTTGTTGCCGGCGCTGGAACTCTAAGTGAGGCGGTTGCGGCTGGACAACGCGCAGCCGAATCAATACATCGCTACATCCAAGGCCAAGACCTAGCGGATGGACGAGAGCCAGAAAGCCGCAGTTGGACCGAAGAAGAGTATTTCGAACTCGAGGAGCTCCACCGCCGCCAGGGTCGAAAGCAAAAAAGTACTAGAATCATGCCTGAGCATAATAAAACCTATACCCCAGAGCAGGCAATGGCGGAGGCTAAGCGATGTCTTGCCTGTGCTGTCTGCTGTGAATGCATGGAATGCGTGAAGGCTTGTCAGCCGAAAGCAATTGACCATGAAATGCAGGATAGTGTCAGGGAGATAAACGTTGGTGCAGTAATTCTTGCGCCAGGTTATGAGGAGTTTGACGCACGATTGCGCGGCGAATTCGGTTTCGGCCGCTATCCAAATGTTGTCAACAATATTCAGTTTGAGCGAATATTATCTGCCAGCGGCCCATTCAGAGGCCACATAATCAGGCCATATGATGGTCACGAGGTAAAAAAGCTTGCATTCATCCAGTGCGTTGGCTCAAGGGATGTGGTGAAGGGTAATCCCTACTGTTCCTCGGTCTGCTGTATGGCAGCAATCAAAGAGGCCGTTGGCGCAAAGGCTCATACTCCGGACATAGAAGTGTCAATCTTCTACACCGACATGCGAGCTTTCGGCAAGGATTTTGATCGCTACTACGAACGAGCCAAAGCCCTAGGAGTGCGCTTTATTCGCAGCCAAGTTTCAAGATTGGTTGATATACCCCAGACACACGACTTGCGGCTAAATTATATTGAAAATGGAAAGCCGGTAGATGAAGTATTCGACATGGTGGTTCTTTCTACGGGCATTCGCCCAAGCCAGGCCGCCTTGGATTTAGCAAAGTCTGCCGGCGTTGAACTTAGCGAATGTGGATTCTGTGCAACTGATGACTATGCCCCTATTCTAACCTCTAGACCGGGAGTTCTGGTAGCTGGAGCTTTTCAAGAACCAAAGGATATTCCAGAGACTGTAGTCCAAGGCAGTGCGGCGGCAGCAGCGGCAATGGAAATACTAGCTTCTTCCCGGGGCTCAATGATTGTTGAAAAGAAGTACCCGAGGGAGCGCGATGTAAGCGATGAACCACCGAGGATTGGGGTTTTTGTTTGCAATTGCGGCATCAATATCGCCTCCGTTGTGGATGTAGAGAAAGTCGTTGAGACTGCGAAAAATATGCCAGGCGTGGAATATGCCGAAGCTCAAATGTACGCCTGCGCTGATAATACTCAAGAGAGAATAAAGGAAATCATTGCCAAACATCGCTTGAATAGACTGGTAGTGGCGTCTTGTACGCCGAGAACCCACGAGGCGCTTTTCCGCGAAACCGTCCGAGAATGTGGGCTGAATCCGTTCCTTGTTGATATGGCGAACATCCGAGACCAATGCTCATGGGTGCATTCAAATAATCCAACCGCGGCAACAGAAAAAGCGATTGACCTGCTTCGCATGGCGGTCGGCCGCGCCTCCAGACTTCGCCCACTCCTTACCGAAGAACTGCCGGTTGTCCAATCTGCCCTCGTTCTCGGCGGCGGCCCTAGCGGAATGACCACTGCGCTTTCACTTGCAAAGCAAGGCTTCCAAGTGCACCTTGTTGAAAAATGCGCGGAGCTGGGCGGAAGACTTAAATCTTCTAACAATCGTGAACTCCTTGAAAAGCTAGTTTCGGCGGCAACAAGCCATCCGCTTATCTCAGTTTACACAGAAAGTCGCCTGGCAAAGCTGGAGGGGCATATTGGAAACTTCAAGAGTGAGCTAAATACCCCATCTGGCGTGAAGATGGTTAGCCATGGTGTGCTCATAATCGCTACAGGTGGAATCGAGTATGTGCCAAAGGAGTACTGCTATGGTGAAGATTCGCGCATAATAACACAGCGTGAACTTCAGATGGCACTTCATAAAGATGCGCTCAACCTGCCGGAGAATCCATCCATCGCGATGATTCAGTGCGTCGGTTCTCGCACCGAGGAGAGACCTTTCTGCAGTCGTTTCTGCTGTACGGAAGCCGTTAAGAATGCAATTCTTCTTAAGGAAAAATATCCAAGTGCTTCAATAGTTGTTTTGTATCGAGATATGCGAACATATGGCACTAACGAGCTCCTTTACCAAAAAGCACGGGAACTCGGCGTTGTTTTTGTAAAGTATGAACCTGAGAACGCACCCCAGGTCTCAGTTTCAAGCGGAAAACCAGTGGTCCTAAGTTTTATCGAACCAGAACTTGGAATCAAAGTAAGCCAAGAAGTTGATCTTCTGGTGCTTTCTGTGGGAATTTCTCCTGCGACCGACAACAAGGAAATCTCGAAGATGGCAAAGGTTCCGTTAAATGAGGACGGCTTTTTCCACGAAGCCCATGTGAAGCTGAGGCCCGTAGACTTTGCTTCTGAAGGCATCTTCTTAGCAGGTAGCGCTCATTCTCCAAAGACCACTGCGGAGAACATCCAGCAAGCACTCGCGGCCGCTGGAAGAGCGGCAACGATTCTAAGCAAGCCAACTATGGTAGTTGGCGGACAGGTTAGCGTTGTAGATGTTAGAAAGTGTGTTTCGTGCCTTACTTGCGTGAGAATATGTCCATACGGCGCGCCTGCTGTGAGCCCAAACAACGGCAAGAATCGCGTAGAGATTCAAGCGGCGATGTGCATGGGGTGTGGAAGTTGCGCGGCTGAGTGTCCGGCAAGGGCAATCCAGCTTCAACATTTCACGGACACCCAAATCCTAGCGGCAGTAAAAGCGCTCCTGGAGGTAGTCAATTGA
- a CDS encoding CoB--CoM heterodisulfide reductase iron-sulfur subunit B family protein, translating into MKYSFFPGCSLESTARDFGMSVHAVAKALAIELEEIPDWTCCGSTPAHSTDAILAAALPARNLLAAEKAGRDVVVCCASCYGRLASANYALAKDEKLRSEVASIIGQEYSGGVKVRHLLEVLIKDVGADEIRDLVVRPLKGLKVACYYGCLLTRPPELSIADEPEDPHLMEELLEAVGAETIEWPYKTECCGASFSITRVETVKRLCSEILKMASESGANCIAVACPLCQTNLDLRQLDIEEKFNLPVFYFTQLLGLALGLSNEELGIGKLMTDPTKVLQFC; encoded by the coding sequence GTGAAATATTCCTTCTTTCCCGGATGTTCTCTAGAATCAACAGCTCGCGATTTTGGCATGTCCGTGCATGCTGTGGCAAAGGCCCTCGCAATCGAGTTGGAGGAAATTCCTGATTGGACTTGCTGTGGCTCCACTCCAGCACACTCCACCGATGCTATTCTTGCGGCGGCACTGCCAGCTCGAAACCTATTAGCAGCAGAGAAAGCAGGTCGTGATGTGGTTGTGTGCTGTGCTTCGTGCTATGGACGTCTGGCTTCGGCTAATTATGCACTTGCAAAAGATGAGAAACTGCGTTCGGAAGTCGCTTCGATTATCGGCCAGGAATACTCCGGCGGGGTCAAGGTGCGCCATCTGTTGGAGGTTTTGATAAAAGATGTTGGCGCTGATGAAATTCGCGATTTAGTTGTCCGACCTTTGAAGGGATTGAAGGTAGCTTGCTATTACGGATGCCTTCTTACTCGACCACCAGAGTTGAGCATTGCCGACGAACCTGAAGATCCTCATTTAATGGAGGAGCTTCTAGAGGCAGTGGGCGCCGAAACCATCGAATGGCCATATAAGACCGAATGCTGCGGGGCAAGCTTCTCAATCACAAGAGTGGAAACAGTCAAACGATTGTGTAGCGAAATTCTCAAAATGGCGAGTGAAAGCGGCGCGAATTGCATCGCGGTTGCTTGCCCCCTTTGCCAAACAAATCTCGACCTCAGGCAGCTGGATATTGAGGAAAAGTTCAACCTCCCAGTTTTTTACTTTACCCAGCTACTTGGGTTGGCGTTGGGGCTTTCAAATGAGGAATTGGGCATCGGGAAGCTGATGACGGACCCAACAAAAGTTTTGCAGTTTTGCTGA
- a CDS encoding 4Fe-4S dicluster domain-containing protein: MSSRIIGNKVDIEYLQKLDPNGEFRLTACLQCARCSSGCTMREETDFLPHQLNRMAILGLEKELMSSKAIWVCVSCQTCFSRCPMQVNTPAMVDRLREMALDAPGELRRVKIFNEAMLSSIKRFGRTYDFMLMAIYKLRSGDLFTDLTKLPAMLRKGKFNLFPPRTAGRKSVRTIFNRVFGRREQR; the protein is encoded by the coding sequence GTGAGTAGCAGAATCATAGGGAACAAGGTTGATATAGAATATTTGCAAAAGTTGGACCCAAATGGGGAGTTTCGCCTAACAGCATGCCTTCAGTGCGCTCGATGCTCATCGGGATGCACCATGCGTGAAGAGACCGATTTCCTCCCGCATCAATTAAATCGCATGGCAATTCTCGGTCTTGAAAAAGAATTGATGAGCTCCAAGGCAATTTGGGTGTGCGTTTCCTGCCAAACTTGTTTTTCTCGGTGCCCTATGCAAGTCAATACCCCAGCAATGGTTGACAGACTTAGGGAAATGGCACTGGATGCACCTGGCGAACTCAGGCGAGTAAAGATATTCAATGAAGCAATGCTTTCGTCAATCAAGCGCTTTGGGCGAACCTATGATTTTATGCTCATGGCAATATATAAGTTGCGTTCGGGCGACCTGTTTACCGATTTGACGAAACTACCTGCAATGCTGAGAAAAGGAAAGTTTAATCTATTTCCTCCACGCACCGCAGGGCGCAAGTCAGTAAGAACAATATTTAACCGAGTTTTTGGAAGGAGGGAGCAGAGGTGA